The following proteins are co-located in the Flectobacillus major DSM 103 genome:
- a CDS encoding zinc-binding metallopeptidase, with translation MRRHIYKLLLSILTISIVLGCSKSDDVSAPVEGLGGEVLPKNNLDAWLNTNFTQPYNIEVKYRWDPYEVPLEKTLVPPFISQVQPIMQAVKSIWIEPYVKEAGADFVKKFCPKQYVLVGSPNYNSDGTITLGTAEGGRKVVLFEVNNFSQQNLDGVKFTLHVIHHEFGHILHQNIAYPVAFKQITPGTYTSNWYNVSDAQAYALGYITPYSMSGTDEDFVEMIATMLVEGKSGFDAIVEAIPSATGRAAIRQKEQIVITYFKQAYNIDFRSLQTTTQAAIANYVK, from the coding sequence ATGAGAAGACACATATATAAGTTATTATTATCAATACTCACCATAAGTATTGTATTGGGTTGCTCCAAATCAGACGATGTGAGTGCCCCTGTAGAGGGCTTGGGTGGCGAAGTTTTACCCAAAAACAACTTAGATGCTTGGCTAAATACCAATTTTACCCAACCTTACAACATCGAAGTAAAATACCGCTGGGACCCTTATGAAGTACCTCTCGAAAAAACGCTTGTTCCTCCTTTTATTTCACAAGTACAGCCGATTATGCAGGCTGTAAAGTCTATTTGGATCGAGCCGTACGTCAAAGAAGCTGGTGCCGACTTTGTGAAAAAGTTTTGTCCAAAACAATACGTATTAGTAGGAAGTCCCAACTACAACAGCGACGGAACAATAACCCTTGGTACTGCCGAAGGAGGTAGAAAAGTAGTATTGTTTGAAGTTAATAATTTTAGTCAGCAGAACCTTGATGGCGTAAAATTTACTCTGCACGTAATTCATCACGAATTTGGACATATTTTACATCAAAATATTGCTTACCCTGTAGCCTTCAAGCAAATTACACCAGGTACATATACCTCTAACTGGTATAATGTTTCGGATGCCCAAGCCTATGCACTAGGGTATATTACTCCCTATTCGATGTCAGGAACAGACGAAGATTTTGTAGAAATGATAGCCACGATGTTGGTAGAAGGAAAAAGCGGCTTTGATGCTATTGTAGAGGCTATTCCAAGTGCCACAGGGCGAGCTGCTATTCGACAAAAAGAGCAAATCGTTATTACGTATTTCAAACAAGCCTATAATATCGATTTCAGAAGCTTACAAACTACCACACAAGCGGCTATTGCCAATTATGTCAAGTAA
- a CDS encoding RagB/SusD family nutrient uptake outer membrane protein produces MKKFILYISILSGLSLSSCESYLDTVPDNRTEINTPEKISELLVSAYPSANYSPFCEIMSDNVGDNVQTSSPPIYSKPYFWEDILLDDNDTPQYYWAACYSAIASANQALEAIKALGDTKKLAPQKGEALVARAYAHFMLVNLFAKFYDPATASTDAGIPYVTETEKVVIKQYDRKTVAYVYDMIEKDLNEGLPLISDQAYKIPAYHFTKAAANAFASRFYLYKQNYDKVILHASNVAGTGGFASNMRNWNTDYSTKSFTEISFIYSQASEKANLLLAETGSYWGRYWAANRYMLPSDLGQQLYFGANPSGGFWAYSLFGSERGIYLPKYNEHFVRVSANANIGNGYNMIPLFTTEEVLFNRAEANTLKGNYDAAITDLNTFLSLRIDSYSPSLHNLTVAKNNAFYGTSNTRAAMLTTILNFKRLEFMHEGLRWFDILRYKIPVTHSNQDGSSQTLSANDLRRVLQIPQEASLSGVAANPR; encoded by the coding sequence ATGAAGAAATTCATCTTATATATAAGCATACTTAGTGGACTGTCCCTTTCTAGTTGTGAGTCCTATCTGGATACAGTACCCGACAACAGAACAGAGATTAATACGCCCGAAAAAATTTCAGAATTATTGGTGAGTGCCTATCCTTCAGCCAATTATTCACCTTTTTGCGAAATAATGTCGGACAACGTAGGAGACAACGTACAAACTAGCTCCCCTCCTATCTATTCTAAACCTTATTTCTGGGAAGACATCCTCCTCGACGATAACGACACGCCCCAGTACTATTGGGCAGCCTGCTATTCGGCTATTGCTAGTGCCAATCAGGCCTTGGAGGCTATCAAGGCACTTGGCGATACCAAAAAACTAGCACCACAAAAGGGCGAAGCATTGGTAGCAAGAGCCTATGCTCATTTTATGTTGGTCAATTTATTTGCCAAATTCTATGATCCTGCCACTGCCAGTACCGATGCCGGTATTCCGTATGTAACCGAAACCGAAAAAGTGGTTATTAAGCAATACGACCGCAAAACTGTAGCATACGTGTATGATATGATAGAAAAAGACCTCAACGAAGGCCTACCTTTGATTAGTGACCAAGCTTACAAAATTCCTGCTTATCATTTTACCAAAGCAGCCGCCAATGCGTTTGCCTCTCGTTTTTATTTGTATAAACAAAACTACGACAAAGTAATTCTTCATGCCAGCAACGTAGCAGGCACAGGTGGCTTTGCTAGTAATATGCGTAACTGGAATACCGATTATTCAACCAAAAGCTTTACTGAAATTAGCTTTATTTACTCGCAGGCATCTGAAAAAGCCAATTTACTTTTGGCCGAAACAGGCTCTTATTGGGGCCGCTACTGGGCTGCTAACAGATATATGCTTCCTTCCGACCTAGGGCAGCAATTATACTTTGGGGCAAATCCTTCGGGCGGTTTTTGGGCATATTCGTTGTTTGGAAGCGAACGAGGCATCTATTTGCCTAAATATAACGAACACTTTGTACGAGTAAGTGCCAATGCCAATATCGGAAATGGTTATAATATGATTCCTTTATTTACAACCGAAGAAGTCCTTTTCAACCGTGCCGAAGCCAATACCCTCAAAGGCAATTACGATGCAGCTATTACCGACCTCAATACTTTCCTAAGCCTGAGAATCGATAGCTACTCGCCGAGCCTCCACAACCTTACTGTAGCCAAAAACAATGCCTTCTATGGTACAAGCAATACCCGTGCAGCTATGCTAACAACAATACTCAACTTTAAACGACTTGAGTTTATGCACGAAGGCTTACGGTGGTTTGATATTTTACGTTATAAAATCCCTGTAACACATAGCAATCAGGATGGCTCAAGCCAAACACTTTCGGCCAACGATTTAAGAAGAGTTTTACAAATTCCACAGGAAGCATCGCTATCGGGTGTGGCGGCCAATCCTAGATAA
- a CDS encoding SusC/RagA family TonB-linked outer membrane protein, which translates to MKKSTTKFSLRIFVFLCCQRQHFIRLFRPAPLMCVLAMSILLWNNPSFATTTNRSILARTEADITVSGKVTEVDANGNTVPIVGAVVREKGTKNGTATDSNGQYRIKVADGATLVFSSIGYKNKEVIVNKKAIIDVTLEADAQSLDEVVVTGYQKIDRSMFTGAAVKLKTDEIKIAGTVDVGRMLEGRAAGVSVQNVSGTFGTAPKIRIRGATSITGENKPLWVIDGVVLEDVVNISNDDLSSGNANTLLGSAVSGINSDDIESFQILKDASATALYGARAMNGVVVVTTKRGRIQKPTVSYTSNFSMMVKPSYNDYNIMNSNEQMGVYAEMERKGWLTYSDVSRRANTGVYGKMYDLISTYNPDTKQFGLANTQEARSAFLQRYAKVNTDWFDLLFRNSLTQEHSLSINSGTDASQYYFSTSVYNDNGWTIADNVRRYTATMRANYKLSKRLSLGFTTVGAIREQRTPSSQDRVNNAYQGRYDRDFDINPFSYALNTSRALTAYDENGNLEFFKQNYAPFNIIHELKNNFLSLNQLDLKFQAEGQYKFPFNITYDVLGTIRYVKSTRENNTYENSNMANAYRAAENSTVRAGNKFLYRDPDNPEAEPVVVMPQGGIYKRNEDKLVNYYARHQFNWNKTFDQTHIVNVLLGQEIRYADRQESYLNGYGYQFDKGGVPFVDYRIIKQNLESNFNYYGLENKRDRFVAFFSNGSYSYKGKYTINGTVRMDGSNQLGKAASARWLPTWNISGSWNLKDEAFLKDIDPISRLSVRGTYGLTASMGNARNSTAIFKNAITNRPYLSEKESVIAIQNLENSELTWEKQYETNVGFDLGLFNNRISIEVDAYQRKGFDLIGLIKTSGIGGELYKLANYADMDSKGIDISVASTIVSAKDFQWKTNLTFGYNKNKITNLNSLPLIYDLTKAEGGPKQGYAVRGLFSLEFKGLNSDGIPTFVNENGEVSTIVDMQSKETQYLKYEGSVDPTQSAGWSNNFNYKNWSLNIFVSYQGGNKIRLNPSFNQSYTDLSAMPKEFSNRWLFPGDEKITDIPAIIDARQFNNLQSLEFPYTYYNLSSTRVADGSFVRLKNVSVAYTLPANWAKSIGVRNLALKLSATNLMLLYSDKKLLGQDPEFFTSGGVALPIPRQVSLSLKLSI; encoded by the coding sequence ATGAAGAAAAGCACTACAAAATTCAGTCTCCGAATTTTCGTATTCCTATGCTGCCAAAGGCAACATTTTATTAGACTTTTCCGTCCAGCACCATTGATGTGTGTTCTGGCAATGTCTATTCTTTTGTGGAACAATCCTTCCTTTGCTACTACCACCAACAGAAGTATTTTGGCTAGGACAGAAGCCGACATTACTGTTTCGGGAAAAGTTACCGAAGTAGATGCCAATGGCAATACCGTGCCTATTGTTGGGGCTGTAGTCCGCGAAAAAGGTACTAAAAATGGTACAGCTACCGATAGCAACGGACAATATCGTATTAAAGTAGCCGATGGAGCAACCTTGGTTTTCTCTAGTATCGGCTATAAAAACAAAGAGGTTATTGTTAACAAAAAAGCCATTATTGATGTAACCCTTGAAGCTGATGCACAAAGCCTCGACGAAGTTGTGGTGACGGGTTATCAAAAAATTGATAGAAGTATGTTTACGGGTGCTGCCGTAAAGCTAAAAACCGACGAAATTAAAATTGCAGGAACTGTCGATGTGGGCCGTATGCTTGAAGGCCGAGCGGCCGGGGTATCGGTACAAAACGTTTCGGGAACTTTTGGTACAGCTCCTAAAATCAGAATCCGTGGGGCAACGTCTATTACAGGCGAAAATAAGCCTCTTTGGGTTATTGATGGCGTTGTACTGGAAGATGTCGTAAATATATCTAACGATGATTTGTCGTCGGGTAATGCCAATACCTTGTTGGGTTCGGCGGTTTCGGGTATCAACTCCGACGACATTGAGAGTTTCCAGATTTTGAAGGATGCTTCAGCCACCGCTTTGTATGGAGCAAGAGCCATGAATGGTGTTGTGGTAGTAACTACCAAAAGAGGACGTATCCAAAAGCCTACGGTAAGCTATACAAGCAATTTTTCGATGATGGTGAAGCCTAGCTACAACGACTATAATATCATGAACTCCAACGAGCAAATGGGCGTATATGCCGAAATGGAAAGAAAAGGCTGGCTTACTTATAGCGATGTTTCTCGTCGTGCCAATACTGGGGTTTATGGTAAAATGTACGATTTAATTAGTACCTACAATCCCGACACCAAGCAGTTTGGCTTGGCCAATACCCAAGAAGCTCGCTCGGCATTTTTACAACGTTATGCCAAAGTAAATACCGACTGGTTTGATTTATTGTTTAGAAACTCTCTTACACAAGAGCATTCTTTGAGTATCAACTCAGGAACAGATGCTTCACAATATTATTTCTCCACTTCGGTTTACAACGACAATGGCTGGACTATTGCCGACAATGTACGCAGATATACCGCTACGATGCGTGCCAATTATAAACTGAGTAAACGCCTTTCTTTGGGCTTTACAACAGTGGGGGCTATTCGTGAACAACGTACGCCAAGTTCGCAAGACAGGGTAAATAATGCCTATCAAGGACGCTACGACCGTGATTTTGACATTAATCCATTTAGCTATGCCCTCAATACAAGTCGTGCGTTGACGGCATACGACGAAAATGGCAATTTGGAGTTTTTTAAACAAAATTATGCTCCATTCAATATTATCCATGAACTAAAAAACAACTTTTTGTCTCTCAACCAATTAGACCTAAAGTTTCAGGCAGAAGGGCAATATAAGTTTCCGTTTAATATTACCTACGACGTACTCGGTACAATTCGTTACGTAAAATCTACTCGTGAAAACAATACCTACGAAAACTCGAATATGGCCAATGCCTACCGTGCCGCCGAAAACTCAACAGTACGAGCAGGAAATAAGTTTTTGTACCGTGACCCCGACAACCCAGAAGCTGAACCTGTTGTGGTAATGCCACAGGGTGGAATTTATAAAAGAAACGAAGATAAGTTGGTTAATTACTATGCACGACACCAGTTTAACTGGAACAAGACATTTGACCAAACACATATTGTAAATGTATTGCTTGGACAAGAAATCAGATATGCCGACCGCCAGGAATCGTATTTGAATGGCTATGGGTATCAGTTTGATAAAGGTGGCGTACCATTTGTAGATTATAGAATTATCAAACAAAACCTTGAGAGTAACTTTAATTATTATGGTTTAGAAAATAAAAGAGACCGTTTTGTGGCGTTTTTCTCGAATGGAAGCTACTCATACAAAGGAAAATATACGATAAATGGGACTGTCAGAATGGATGGCTCAAACCAACTGGGCAAAGCTGCTTCGGCCAGATGGCTACCTACTTGGAATATCAGTGGTTCATGGAACTTGAAAGATGAGGCTTTTTTGAAAGATATTGACCCTATCAGTCGCCTTTCGGTACGTGGTACTTATGGCCTTACAGCCAGTATGGGAAATGCCCGAAACTCGACGGCTATTTTCAAAAATGCTATTACCAATCGCCCTTATTTGTCTGAAAAAGAATCGGTTATTGCCATTCAAAACTTAGAAAACTCAGAACTCACATGGGAAAAACAATACGAAACTAACGTAGGATTTGATTTGGGTTTATTCAACAATCGCATCAGTATTGAGGTAGATGCCTACCAAAGAAAAGGCTTTGATTTGATTGGTTTGATTAAAACCTCAGGTATTGGCGGCGAGTTGTACAAACTAGCCAACTATGCCGATATGGATTCAAAAGGGATAGATATTTCGGTGGCTTCGACGATTGTAAGTGCCAAAGATTTTCAGTGGAAAACCAACCTAACTTTTGGCTACAACAAAAACAAAATCACCAATCTCAATAGCCTTCCACTGATTTATGACCTTACCAAAGCAGAAGGAGGCCCCAAACAAGGGTATGCTGTACGAGGCTTATTTTCTTTAGAATTTAAAGGGTTAAACTCAGACGGTATCCCAACTTTTGTGAATGAAAATGGCGAAGTTAGTACCATTGTAGATATGCAAAGTAAAGAAACTCAATACCTAAAATATGAAGGTTCGGTAGACCCAACGCAATCGGCTGGCTGGTCAAACAACTTTAATTATAAAAACTGGTCGTTGAATATCTTTGTATCGTATCAAGGTGGCAACAAAATCAGACTCAACCCTAGCTTCAACCAATCTTATACCGACCTTTCGGCTATGCCAAAAGAATTTTCAAACAGATGGTTGTTCCCTGGCGATGAAAAGATTACCGATATTCCAGCTATTATCGATGCTCGTCAATTTAACAATTTACAAAGTTTAGAATTCCCTTATACTTACTATAACCTATCGTCGACACGTGTAGCCGATGGTTCATTTGTGAGGTTGAAAAACGTTTCAGTAGCTTATACATTGCCAGCAAACTGGGCAAAATCGATTGGTGTGAGAAATCTTGCTCTAAAACTTTCGGCAACCAATTTAATGCTATTGTATTCTGACAAAAAACTTCTTGGACAAGACCCCGAGTTTTTCACTTCGGGAGGGGTAGCCTTGCCTATTCCAAGACAAGTTTCTCTTTCATTAAAATTAAGCATCTAA
- a CDS encoding helix-turn-helix domain-containing protein, protein MIVVLHIAMISFALFWGVKAIFWPNAIFNRIFGSILLIWTWFLTVTLLIQYDWLNISVLAQLFLVNRPFYIAIPMLVYHFVAGYLGKSEPWNKRKLLHLVPSILVFINYLPFYLLDASQKRQIVEGFMLNRHNLIREHCGIVSIIWLAWFATLLGFWYLRKTTLILNDYYVHQHKSIDYVFKWIALFSIMFLLLFFVQGFIITFSLQLLNKSNAKPFYVEMSTIHSLMILLFPIYWLYGKWRSSDAITIHNKDEPEIPDIPELVDIPIVVSSPPPYPKSYKRDSISFDIIQTYFLEHKPYLQKKFTLNELAFSLGTQPYEVSQIIQSETKMNFNDFVNSYRIEEVKRKLLSPEFKNLTIEGIASDCGFNSRSTFFYVFKKHTGLTPSSFIEELRNKGDSK, encoded by the coding sequence ATGATTGTAGTGTTGCACATAGCCATGATAAGCTTTGCTCTTTTTTGGGGTGTAAAGGCTATTTTTTGGCCAAATGCGATTTTTAATAGAATTTTTGGTAGTATATTATTAATCTGGACATGGTTTTTGACAGTAACCTTGTTGATCCAATATGATTGGCTCAACATCTCTGTATTAGCTCAGTTATTTTTGGTCAATAGGCCTTTTTATATAGCTATCCCAATGCTAGTGTACCATTTTGTGGCTGGGTATTTAGGGAAATCTGAACCTTGGAATAAAAGGAAATTACTTCATCTTGTTCCAAGTATTTTAGTCTTCATTAATTATCTACCTTTTTATTTATTAGATGCCTCACAGAAGCGTCAAATTGTAGAAGGTTTTATGCTTAATCGCCATAATTTAATCAGAGAACACTGTGGAATAGTATCAATTATATGGTTAGCTTGGTTTGCTACCTTATTAGGCTTTTGGTATCTCCGAAAAACCACTTTGATACTCAACGACTACTATGTGCATCAACACAAAAGTATCGACTACGTATTTAAGTGGATAGCTCTTTTTAGCATCATGTTTCTCCTACTATTTTTTGTACAGGGGTTTATCATTACGTTTTCATTACAATTGCTTAATAAGTCTAATGCTAAGCCATTTTATGTAGAGATGTCTACAATACATTCTCTAATGATATTATTGTTTCCTATTTATTGGCTATATGGAAAATGGCGTTCGTCAGATGCCATAACGATACATAATAAAGACGAACCCGAAATCCCCGATATTCCCGAGTTGGTTGATATACCAATTGTAGTGTCTAGTCCGCCCCCATACCCCAAGAGTTATAAACGAGATAGTATTTCTTTCGACATTATACAAACATATTTTCTTGAACATAAACCCTATCTACAAAAAAAATTTACCCTTAACGAACTCGCCTTTTCACTTGGGACACAGCCCTATGAAGTTTCGCAGATTATACAATCGGAAACGAAAATGAATTTCAACGATTTTGTTAACTCTTATCGTATAGAAGAAGTAAAAAGGAAGCTGTTATCTCCCGAATTTAAGAATCTGACTATCGAGGGTATTGCCTCCGACTGTGGTTTCAATAGCCGTAGTACATTCTTTTATGTATTTAAGAAGCACACAGGGCTGACTCCAAGTAGTTTTATTGAAGAGTTAAGAAACAAAGGAGATTCAAAATAA
- a CDS encoding LytR/AlgR family response regulator transcription factor produces the protein MENYRETPSFREKESLFAINKTGFPTIFFVKSGGYYVRINLSDLVYIESDNNYITLFVNTGKRYMLKKSISAVQAVLDNNLMIRVHRSYLINVLHLEKFSFEEVTINGIIIPIGKTYQKGFLDRMFYSNQKTETKPYKIA, from the coding sequence ATGGAAAATTATAGAGAGACGCCATCTTTTCGTGAGAAAGAGTCTTTATTTGCTATTAACAAAACGGGTTTTCCGACGATTTTTTTTGTAAAATCAGGAGGTTATTACGTTCGGATCAATCTGAGTGATTTAGTGTATATAGAAAGCGATAACAACTATATTACACTGTTTGTAAATACAGGCAAGCGCTATATGTTAAAGAAGAGCATTAGTGCAGTGCAGGCAGTATTAGATAACAACCTAATGATTAGGGTTCATAGATCATATTTAATTAATGTATTGCATTTAGAGAAATTTAGTTTTGAAGAAGTAACTATTAATGGCATTATCATTCCTATTGGTAAAACCTATCAAAAAGGATTCTTGGATAGAATGTTTTATAGTAACCAAAAAACAGAGACAAAACCCTACAAAATAGCCTAA
- a CDS encoding DUF6089 family protein produces MKIIINRLQSFCNYSCVIIFTIFIQNSPYLFAQNSFYVPHNTLSVGAGTASYYGDLSPYSRPIQSTIDEIRWNIAANYIHSFGNHWSTRVGLKYIRIAGDDANMLGVKGKEARFVRNLHFRNDVKELSLMMAYDFVNAPRYYAKRKLLSPYLLGGITAFLHSPEAKTPDGTWVKLRPLNTEGQGLPNYDTPYKVWGMGAAVGAGIRIKLSPHLDLGLESSFHYAFTDYLDDVYGKYASNTDLTDPLAIAMANRSGEKVAILSGIDRTEGIRSYVVLKEPFYANPATDPFTSTSIRNFGRAGTSRGGSALKDGYLVTSINLIFHLPNKVVCPKY; encoded by the coding sequence ATGAAGATTATTATTAATAGGTTGCAAAGTTTTTGCAACTATTCTTGCGTTATCATATTTACTATTTTTATTCAAAATAGCCCATATCTTTTTGCCCAAAATTCTTTCTATGTTCCTCACAATACTTTGAGCGTAGGTGCAGGAACAGCAAGTTACTATGGCGATTTATCACCATATAGTCGACCTATTCAATCTACAATCGATGAGATACGATGGAATATCGCAGCCAATTATATCCATAGTTTTGGAAACCATTGGAGTACAAGAGTTGGATTAAAGTATATCCGTATTGCAGGTGATGATGCTAATATGCTGGGCGTTAAAGGAAAAGAAGCTAGATTTGTAAGAAATTTGCATTTTAGGAATGATGTCAAAGAACTATCTTTAATGATGGCTTATGATTTTGTTAATGCTCCTCGTTACTATGCTAAGAGAAAGCTACTTTCACCTTATTTATTAGGTGGGATTACAGCCTTTTTACATAGCCCAGAAGCAAAAACTCCTGATGGCACATGGGTCAAATTACGCCCTCTGAATACAGAAGGACAAGGATTACCCAATTATGATACTCCCTATAAAGTCTGGGGTATGGGAGCTGCTGTTGGAGCAGGCATCAGAATTAAGCTTAGCCCACACCTAGATTTAGGTTTAGAAAGTAGTTTTCATTATGCCTTTACAGATTACCTAGATGATGTTTATGGCAAATATGCCTCCAACACCGATTTAACAGATCCATTAGCCATTGCTATGGCCAATCGATCGGGCGAAAAAGTGGCGATCCTTTCGGGTATTGACCGTACCGAGGGAATCCGTAGTTATGTTGTACTAAAAGAACCTTTTTATGCAAACCCGGCAACCGACCCTTTCACTTCAACAAGCATTCGTAATTTTGGCCGAGCTGGGACATCAAGAGGCGGTTCTGCCTTGAAAGATGGTTATCTGGTTACTTCTATCAATTTAATTTTTCATTTGCCAAACAAAGTTGTATGTCCTAAATATTAG
- a CDS encoding polysaccharide biosynthesis/export family protein, whose amino-acid sequence MDFSFAINRILHNSIISMKLMNTSALKRFIPLILLIGFVSLSLMTSCVQTKKIIYMQGDTSKYLSSFVPKMKPQTINSGDLVSIMVVSLDAESNVTFNFMNLSNLSISNFSNSQGLGKSQPLGYLVDSAGFVNMPLIGKILLKDLTLSAASDSIGLRLKNYLKEPTVSVRILNHKFSVLGEVNRPAVYNMVEDRTTILEALSMAGDLTIFGRRENILLIRESLDGKREMVRVNLTKREFLDSDYYYIRPNDVLYVEPLKTKATATDQNYQLVPIFTGIVSALGILILNLRN is encoded by the coding sequence ATGGATTTTAGTTTTGCTATTAACAGAATATTACACAATTCAATTATCTCAATGAAATTAATGAATACATCGGCTCTAAAACGCTTTATTCCACTGATTTTATTGATAGGCTTTGTGAGTCTATCTCTAATGACATCATGTGTACAAACCAAAAAAATCATCTATATGCAGGGAGATACCAGTAAGTATCTATCTTCTTTCGTACCTAAGATGAAGCCTCAAACAATTAATTCTGGAGATTTAGTTTCAATTATGGTTGTTAGTTTAGATGCTGAATCTAATGTGACATTTAATTTCATGAATCTAAGTAATTTATCAATTAGTAATTTTTCAAATTCACAAGGACTAGGGAAAAGCCAACCTCTAGGATATTTAGTAGATTCAGCGGGGTTTGTAAATATGCCACTTATTGGGAAGATTTTATTAAAGGACTTGACTTTAAGTGCAGCATCTGATTCAATTGGATTGAGACTTAAAAATTACTTGAAAGAGCCTACTGTAAGTGTAAGGATATTGAATCACAAGTTTTCTGTGCTTGGAGAAGTGAATCGTCCTGCAGTTTATAATATGGTAGAAGATAGAACTACTATTTTAGAGGCTCTTAGTATGGCAGGAGACTTAACTATATTTGGTAGGCGCGAAAATATACTTCTTATACGAGAAAGTTTGGATGGTAAAAGAGAGATGGTGAGAGTGAATCTGACTAAGAGAGAATTTTTGGATTCTGATTATTACTATATTAGGCCAAATGATGTATTATACGTAGAACCTTTGAAAACCAAGGCTACAGCTACTGACCAAAACTATCAGTTAGTTCCAATTTTTACAGGGATTGTCTCTGCGCTTGGAATTTTGATTCTAAATCTAAGGAATTAA